The genomic interval GATTAAAAAGGGAAATATCAGGATGTTTCTGTAATTGCTCTTCTCGTCCTCTCATGACCTCACGGGTAATTGAGGGGACATTGCTTAAGTGTTTTTCAAAAAGCATTAAAAGGAGATTTATACTATAAGGTCTATATCCTCTGGCAAGTTCAAGGTCATTTTTTAAACCTTTAATAATTGATTCATAATCTTTTGATGTTATATCAGGTTTATTAAAGCTAACAGATTCTACACCTTCAGACTTTTTTACTGGAAGATAAGATATCTCAGCATACTCAGTAAGATTGTTGGGATTCCTTACCTTAAAAAAGGGCGATGCAAGGGGTGTAAACATATCCCATCTGCCCTTTTCATTATCTTCTTCCTGTTTTCTTTCAAAAGATGCGAGATTGTCAGACTCATACCATATCAGCCCATAGTTTGATGTAAAAACATCTTCATCATCTTTATGGTGGGTAATCGTGGCCCTTATAGAAAGGGCATCTTCTTCAAAAAATTTGCTTTCCTGAAGCCAATCATATCCCCACTGTCCGTGTTTTTTATCAGATGGATTAGGTTGTGCCCTCTGTATTAACTTACCGATATCATGAATTAATGCACCTTTTACAATAGAATTAAAGTTTTCCATATTATTTCTCCACCATTTTACCAATCAATCTTTCACTATCACCATCCGATATTTTCTTTGACCAAAGCCATGCATAATTACCCCATTCAATATTTACGATGATTATCTCAAAAAATCCTCGCTTTTTCCACAAAAAAAATATTTCTGTTCATTCAATCTTTATCTTGTCTTTCTCTACCCTCACACCGTATCTGCTGCTGCCGTATTTTTTTATAGCTGCTACAGAATAATAAGGCAAAAGGGTATCGTCCTGTAACTGCTCTTTAAGGGTTCTATTTATCTTGCTTATGTTTTGTCTGATTACGCCAGTGTCTATGCCATTAGACCATTTGTTTAAAAATTCTTCAGATTTAAAAGAATGTCCGTCGTATATTTTCATGTAATCTTTAGCCATTTCTTCTGTGGCATGTCTGCTTGAGAAGTCTACAAGCGTTTGAAAACACTCAGAACAGTCAAGGCAGTATTGCCTTTCAGGATACTTGCAGTGAAGTGTTTTTTGCTTTAAAAAAGCCGTATATACCATAAGCTCTACAGGCAACATCTCAATAGGTTTATTCCCTATATAAAGTATTCTTTCTGCAAGATTAACCATGAGCTGAGGCTGCATTGTAGCTGTATCAATCTCTTTCTGACTCTCTGCAACGAGTTCCCGAAATCCCTTGCCATGCAGTGATATTTTGCTGCCAAGCCTTATAAAAGGCAGTTCAGCAAGTTCTATTTTTGCATCTTTTGTGTTGAGTTTCTTGATTTTGCCGTCAGGCATCTTGCATTCAATAACTCGATTCTTTTTTGGTTTGTAAAAAAATTCAGGATTTGATTCAAATTCAGGACTGACAAGCACATGATAGAGTTTGTCCCAGTGCCTTCCATAGAGTTGAAGTGCAGCACCCATGTAAAAACTCATTGTCTTTCTTCCACCAGCGAGTGAGCAGTGAAGGCGGGCATTCATATCCTTTGTCTTCTCTCTGATAAAAGAGGTGATGACATCACCCATCGCCTCATTTTCTTCTTTGCTTCTAATGTCATTCAGTGGATTGCCGCCCATGTCTCTTACAATAACAAATGAATCATCTGTGAGACTTACAGGAGGCATACCCAATTCCTGAGACATAAGATGAAGTATCTGTTTTTTTATAATAGTCTCATCAATCCGTTTCTTGCCTGTCTCTGTTGTTATTATATAAATTTCATCAGGATATACAGGTGGCTTTGCATGAGCAAGGGCATATATTGTTTCTGTTATTATCTGAGGGGTTGCACCTGCAACAAATATGAGTATCTCGTTAAACATTTCGATAATTTTACTCAAAACTATTTCATGATTCAATAATTATTTCAATTCGCCCTTTATTGCCTTATATGCCTTTTTTATTGCTGTCTTTGTTATAAACTTACCCGGCTCGATCCCCTCTATGTCAAATACATCATCATCTACTATTTTAATCTTTTCTTTGAATTCATCAGGTTTTATTTTATAAGACTTCATAAGAGCATGAAGAAATTTCTTTTTGCCATTGTCGTCAATACCCTTATATAAACCTTCCAAATACTGAAAATCACTTTTTTTGATATACATTGCACACCTCTAAAACATGCCTGCAATCTGTGCTGCAAGTTTGTCGGATATAACCTGTGCAGCTTCATTTTTGTCTATATTTGTCTGCTTTGCCTTGGCCACAATCCTTGTGCGATATTCTTGATAGTCTGTTTTGACCTCTCTTTCTGTTGTTAGTGATGTTGATGAACCCTGTTTTACATCTGTCTTCATTGTCCCTGTGACTCCGCCTTCAACTCTTTCTTTTATTTGCACATCCACCGTGCCAAAGAACGTCTCTACCTTAAAAGCAGCACCTATTGCACCTCCTAATAAGGCTTCCCGCTATGCCCCCGATTACAGCACCTGCAGATGAACCCTTCCAGTCACCACCCATTGATGCACCTGCCACTGCACCGCCAAATCCTCCAGCCAGCATTCCGTCGGCAGTTAATGTGGACTTCTCGTAATCTACTTTCTCCTTTTATTTGCTTTTTTGATAAAAATTACCACATCTATTTAATAAACATTAAAAAAAAATATTTTTAAAATATTTCAATGTTGGTTGATTTTAATTAGAGATTTACATTAACCTAAATAAAATGGAGAGGTGGCCGAGAGGCTGAAGGTGCACGACTGGAAATCGTGTGTGGGGTAAAACTCACCGAGGGTTCGAATCCCTCCCTCTCCGCCAGTTTGAGCAATTTGAGCGATTTGAACTATATTTATGTTGAACGATTTGAATTATTTTTCTACAGCCGGGGGCTGGCCCTGCGCAGCAGACATGTGTGAACCCCGCCAGGTCCGGAAGGAAGCAACGGTAAGCATTTTGTCTGGGTGCCGCAGTAAGCCGGTCCCTTAAGCCAGCCACCGGGTGTAGAAAAATAATTTGGGATGAACTATGAGCTATTTAGTTTTGGCAAGAAAGTGGAGACCACAGGGCTTTGAAGATTTAGTAGGGCAAGAGGCAATTGTCCGCATTTTAAAAAATGCTATTAATCAAAACAAAGTTGCTCATGCCTATATATTTTCTGGTCCAAGAGGTGTTGGCAAAACAACAACTGCAAGGATACTTGCAAAGGCATTAAACTGTGCCATAGGTCCTACTCCTGAGCCATGCGGTAAATGTCAATCATGCATAGAAATTACAGATGGCTCATCTATGGATGTGTCTGAAATAGACGGTGCATCAAATACAAGTGTAGATAACATAAGAGACCTTCGTGAAAGGGTCAGATATGCACCATCAGGTAGCAAACACAAGGTTTATATAATCGATGAGGCACACATGCTTTCTACATCGGCATTTAATGCCCTTTTAAAGACACTTGAAGAACCGCCGCCTCATGTAATATTTGTCCTTGCTACAACAGAACCAAAAAAAATTCCACCAACTGTGCTGTCACGATGCCAGCATCTGCCGTTCAGAAGAATATCAGGACAGAAAATCAAAGAGAGGTTAAGATTTATTTCCAATGTAGATGGCATAAATGTCACAGACTCTGCACTCGAGATGATTGCACGAGCTGCTGATGGCAGCATGAGGGATTCATTAACCATTCTTGATCAGGTAACATCTTTTTCAGAAAATATAACAGAATCAGAAATCAAAGACCTATTAGGAATCACAGATGTAGAAACACTCGCAAGAC from Dissulfurispira thermophila carries:
- the csm6 gene encoding CRISPR-associated ring nuclease Csm6; its protein translation is MSKIIEMFNEILIFVAGATPQIITETIYALAHAKPPVYPDEIYIITTETGKKRIDETIIKKQILHLMSQELGMPPVSLTDDSFVIVRDMGGNPLNDIRSKEENEAMGDVITSFIREKTKDMNARLHCSLAGGRKTMSFYMGAALQLYGRHWDKLYHVLVSPEFESNPEFFYKPKKNRVIECKMPDGKIKKLNTKDAKIELAELPFIRLGSKISLHGKGFRELVAESQKEIDTATMQPQLMVNLAERILYIGNKPIEMLPVELMVYTAFLKQKTLHCKYPERQYCLDCSECFQTLVDFSSRHATEEMAKDYMKIYDGHSFKSEEFLNKWSNGIDTGVIRQNISKINRTLKEQLQDDTLLPYYSVAAIKKYGSSRYGVRVEKDKIKIE
- the traT gene encoding complement resistance protein TraT, with the protein product MDVQIKERVEGGVTGTMKTDVKQGSSTSLTTEREVKTDYQEYRTRIVAKAKQTNIDKNEAAQVISDKLAAQIAGMF
- a CDS encoding glycine zipper 2TM domain-containing protein encodes the protein MLAGGFGGAVAGASMGGDWKGSSAGAVIGGIAGSLIRRCNRCCF